One genomic segment of Gemmatimonadota bacterium includes these proteins:
- a CDS encoding asparagine synthase: MHPNSVGIFLLSQQARSQGLSVLLSGEGADELFGGYHRYKAYKKKMLVEAIPLAKQLLGASHDLFTQDDVRRFDFTAGIATDAPTWLRHRYESTKTFLDAFAFIPSARERELKAFIAKDLVDYLPSILRRTDRMSMAVGLEMRVPYLDDRLVEFGLNLPTRHQVSFRDVKRLLKAVARRYLPSSIVDRPKMGFPLPIQAWLGTDDIRGTYLQAWEQSRAARG, from the coding sequence ATGCATCCGAATTCCGTCGGCATCTTCCTGCTCTCGCAGCAGGCGCGCTCGCAGGGCCTGTCGGTCTTGCTGAGCGGCGAGGGTGCCGACGAGCTCTTCGGCGGCTATCACCGGTACAAGGCGTACAAGAAGAAGATGCTGGTCGAGGCGATTCCGCTGGCGAAGCAGCTGTTGGGGGCGTCACACGATCTCTTCACCCAGGACGACGTGCGCCGCTTCGATTTCACGGCGGGCATCGCGACCGATGCCCCGACGTGGCTGCGCCATCGCTACGAGAGCACCAAGACCTTCCTCGATGCCTTCGCGTTCATTCCCTCGGCACGCGAGCGCGAATTGAAGGCGTTCATCGCCAAGGACCTGGTCGACTACCTGCCGTCGATCCTGCGACGCACCGACCGGATGTCGATGGCGGTCGGGCTGGAAATGCGAGTGCCCTACCTCGACGATCGCCTGGTCGAGTTCGGTCTCAATCTGCCGACGCGTCACCAGGTGTCGTTCCGCGACGTGAAGCGGTTGCTGAAGGCGGTCGCCCGCCGGTACTTGCCGTCGAGCATCGTGGATCGGCCGAAAATGGGCTTTCCCCTCCCCATTCAGGCGTGGCTCGGCACCGACGACATCCGCGGTACCTACCTCCAGGCCTGGGAGCAGTCACGAGCAGCCCGCGGATGA
- a CDS encoding glycosyltransferase: MKIAHVVFDLSVGGMERLIVDLAKRQQARGEAVAVYCIASEAGALAVELMAAGIPVTALGKRPGADLALVWRLRGLFRAGQFDVIHTHNNVASLYGGMAGRLAGIGMVLNTRHGMADMPYDHRREQIYRASVVFLHRVAFVCHRALDFSVRKGLVPRRKAIVVYNGVDMAPYRVLDAEGYADVRRELALPPTVRLVGTVCRLTAAKDLPSMVRLAQQARAHRNDVVFVIVGAGEEETAIRALVRELALEDVVRLPGRRTDVARWLSAFDVFVMTSLSEGMSLALIEAAAEARPIVTTDVGGSADVVLDGVSGFVVPVGAPECFLERVEYLLDHPVEAAAMGAAGRERALTAFDIEATCAAYEALYQRR, encoded by the coding sequence ATGAAGATTGCGCACGTCGTGTTCGACCTCTCGGTCGGCGGGATGGAGCGGCTGATCGTGGATCTCGCCAAGCGTCAGCAGGCCCGCGGCGAAGCGGTTGCGGTGTATTGCATCGCCAGCGAGGCGGGGGCGCTCGCCGTCGAGCTGATGGCGGCCGGCATTCCGGTGACTGCCCTCGGCAAGCGGCCCGGTGCCGATCTCGCGCTGGTCTGGCGGCTGCGAGGGTTGTTCCGTGCCGGGCAATTCGACGTGATCCACACCCACAACAACGTTGCCAGTCTCTATGGCGGCATGGCGGGCCGGCTGGCTGGCATCGGCATGGTGCTCAACACGCGCCACGGCATGGCCGACATGCCATACGACCATCGCCGGGAACAGATCTACCGGGCGTCGGTGGTCTTTCTCCATCGGGTCGCATTCGTCTGCCATCGAGCGCTGGACTTCTCCGTCCGCAAGGGGCTGGTGCCGCGGCGCAAGGCCATCGTGGTGTACAACGGCGTGGACATGGCGCCGTACCGGGTGCTCGATGCCGAAGGCTACGCCGACGTGCGGCGCGAACTGGCGCTCCCCCCGACCGTCAGGTTGGTCGGCACGGTCTGCCGCCTCACCGCCGCAAAGGATCTTCCCAGCATGGTGCGCCTGGCGCAGCAGGCGCGAGCGCACCGCAATGACGTGGTCTTCGTCATCGTCGGCGCAGGGGAGGAGGAGACGGCAATTCGGGCCCTGGTGCGCGAGCTGGCGCTGGAGGACGTCGTGCGCCTGCCCGGACGCCGGACCGACGTGGCGCGGTGGCTCTCGGCGTTCGACGTGTTCGTCATGACGTCGCTGAGCGAGGGGATGTCGTTGGCGCTGATCGAGGCTGCGGCCGAGGCACGACCGATCGTCACGACCGATGTCGGTGGGAGTGCCGACGTGGTGCTTGATGGCGTCAGCGGATTTGTCGTGCCGGTGGGAGCGCCAGAGTGCTTTCTCGAGCGCGTCGAATACCTTTTGGACCATCCGGTCGAGGCGGCCGCGATGGGCGCTGCTGGGCGGGAGCGCGCCCTCACGGCCTTCGACATCGAAGCGACGTGTGCGGCGTACGAGGCGTTGTACCAGCGGCGATAA